From Campylobacter showae:
ACGCACTTTTGCGCAAAACCGATTTTTAATACGAGATTTTTTATAATTACGTCTAAAATTTACTAAATTCAAGGACGCAAATGCTCACGATAACCTCACGTTTGCCGAGCGCAAATTTAAAAATTTCAAAGGCATTGCCTCAGCTCATCCAAGGCTACATTTACCGCTATCTGCCAAGCGCCGAGCACGAAGGATATAGGCACGAGCCAAGCGGTAAAATTTTTAAACGAACGAATTTCGATTTTCGTTTAAATGGTGCAAATTTGCGGATTAGATTTACCTCTTATGAGCCGGAATTTGAAAAAATAATCGCGCTTGCCGTGCTAAAAGACGGGTTAAACTTAGGCGAGCTTTGCTTGTGCGATATGGCGGTGGCGGTGAGCGAACATAGAACTACGCAAAGCGAAGCGGTGCTACAAGGCTGTGTGGCATGCGCGGTAGGCGGGCTTTTGGGGCATAAAATTTATCTGCAACCGCAAGATTCCAGGCATCTTGAGATGATGAAAACAAATGCCTTGCAAAGATTTGAAACGCTTACCGGGCGCAGATACGACGGCAAATTTGAGCTAAATTTGCTCTGGCAAAATTTGCAAAATCCGTTTAATTTTTATTACGGCAACAATCGCTCACCGGTTCAGGCTTGGCAAGCGAAATGGAAAATTTGCGCACAGCCAGAGCTTATAAATTTGATCCTTGATGCCGGCGTCGGAAGCGGATGTATGAACTGCGGAGCTGGGTTTGTGGAGGCGATGGAAGAAAAGCAAGGCATATAAAAATACAAATTTAAAATCCTTCAAGGATAAGAGGAACTTGCTTTTCAATAAGTTATTTTATAAAAATATGAATAAAAAAGCAAACCATAAAAATATTTCTGCATTTAAAATTACAATAACATTGACTTTAAAAATAAATTAGAGTAAAATACGAGAAATAAGTTTAAGGAAAATATTTTGGGCGATATAGTTAAAATTTTCGCCGACATAGGCGAAATATATCAAAAAGACGAAAAGCGTCTCAAAAACGAAGCCTATAAATACGACGCGATCAAAGTATATCTCTGTGACATAGAAACCAAGCAAATAGAACCGAATTTAAACATAAGCAAAGACGATCTGATAATATGTAGATTTGGCGTAGGCGCAAATTCCGGTAATCTTTTTCCAAATTCTCAATTTTTATCCAAAGAAGTAAATAAAGACGAAGCTA
This genomic window contains:
- a CDS encoding CRISPR-associated endoribonuclease Cas6, which translates into the protein MLTITSRLPSANLKISKALPQLIQGYIYRYLPSAEHEGYRHEPSGKIFKRTNFDFRLNGANLRIRFTSYEPEFEKIIALAVLKDGLNLGELCLCDMAVAVSEHRTTQSEAVLQGCVACAVGGLLGHKIYLQPQDSRHLEMMKTNALQRFETLTGRRYDGKFELNLLWQNLQNPFNFYYGNNRSPVQAWQAKWKICAQPELINLILDAGVGSGCMNCGAGFVEAMEEKQGI